From Rhizobium sp. BT03, one genomic window encodes:
- a CDS encoding HIT family protein, with amino-acid sequence MNERLPFDLKAYLRGIETRPCFICGLVKNDPACFHHRIFEDDETIIFLSKYPTLPGYCLVSPREHREDLARDISTDEYLRLQEKVHILSRALQKVFDAERIYVLSLGSQQANSHLHFHVVPLPSGVPLEKQQYHALMAEHGVLQIPDDQMAEWAQRIAETYDAEQTAS; translated from the coding sequence ATGAACGAACGCCTACCATTTGATCTCAAGGCCTATTTGCGCGGCATTGAAACAAGGCCATGCTTTATCTGCGGCTTGGTCAAGAACGACCCCGCTTGCTTTCATCATCGCATTTTCGAGGACGATGAGACCATCATCTTCCTGAGCAAATATCCGACCCTTCCAGGTTATTGCCTTGTCAGTCCGAGGGAGCACCGCGAGGATTTGGCGCGAGACATATCGACAGACGAATATCTTCGATTGCAGGAGAAGGTTCACATCTTGTCGCGCGCCCTCCAAAAGGTGTTCGACGCCGAGCGAATTTATGTGCTTTCACTCGGCAGTCAGCAAGCCAATAGCCATTTACATTTTCACGTTGTTCCCTTGCCTTCAGGCGTGCCGCTTGAAAAGCAGCAATATCACGCGTTGATGGCAGAGCACGGCGTTTTGCAGATACCGGACGATCAAATGGCAGAATGGGCGCAGCGGATTGCTGAAACTTACGATGCTGAACAGACCGCATCATAG